Below is a window of Pseudodesulfovibrio sp. 5S69 DNA.
GTCTCGGCCATGAGCGCGTGGGTCTCCTCCAGGCTCATGGGCGCGGAATCGGCCACCTGCGCCCCGGCCTTGGCCCCGGCCACCACCTCGGCGGGCACCAGGGACCCGGCATAGAGCACCAGGTCGGCCTCGCCGATCAGCCGCCGACCCTTGACGGTCAGCAGCTCAGGATCGCCCGGCCCGGCGCCGATGAAATACACGTCCGCCATCACAGCACCTTGCTCATGAAGCCGGGGTTGAGCCGCAGCCCGTTGACCGCGATGAGCGCGCACGCCTCGGCGTCCGAGGCCGCGTTGTGGTGGTTCAATTCAATGCCCAGGTGCTCGCACACGCTCGGCAATTTGTTCGAGGCCAGCTCCCACGTCTTGCGGGCCAACTGCACGGTGCACAGGAACGGCTGTTCCGGCGCGATACGGCCCGATTCCCGGCAGCAGGTGTGCAGCACCGACTTGTCGAAGGCCGCGTTGTGCGCCACCAAGAAATCCGCGCCCTGGAAGTAGCCCTCCAGTTCGGGCCACAGGTCGCCGAAACTCGGCTCGTCGCACACATCCGACCAGTGGATGCCGTGCACGCGCACGCAAAACGGATTGAACCGGGCCCTGGGCGGACGGATCAGGCGGTAGTCCCGGGCCACGATCTCGCCCCGGTCCACCACCACAATGCCCAAAGCGCACGCCGAATCCCGCTTGGGATCCGCCGTCTCGAAATCAATCGCCACAAACCGCACGTCGTCCAATGTGGGCATAAAGCGCCTCCGGCGGCCGGGAAGGGAAGGAAAACCCTTTGAAAGGGTTCTTCCTTCCCTTCCGGACTCCATCCCTCCTTTCCAAACTTTTTATCGCCGCCTTCGGCGGGGAGGGTTACGGGGATGGGTTACGTCTTATCAGGTTGCTACAAAACATCTTTCAAACCGCTCCCGCACGCACCCGCGAAGCGGCGCCAAAAAGCTCGGAGGGGATCCAGGGCAACCCTTTCAAGGGTTCCCCCTGGCCGCCGGAGGCATCAAAAACCTTCTTCCAGCGGCGGCCAGACCAGGGCCTGGGTGTCCACGTCCACGTCGGCCGTGGGTTGCATGGCCAGATTTCGGCTGGCCGGTTTGAGGTGCACGAACCGGCCGCGCTGCTCCAGGCGTCCTTCGGCCAGCCATTGCAGGGCCTGGGGGTAAATGCGGTGTTCCAGCTTGAGGATGCGCGCGCCGAGCGCGTCGCCGCCCTCCCCCGGCTGGCACGGCACGGCGGCCTGCATGATGACCGGGCCGTGGTCCATCTGTTCATCCACGAAATGCACGGTGCAGCCGGAGATCTTGACCCCGTAGTCCGCGGCGTCGGCCTGGCCGTGCACGCCGGGGAAGCTCGGCAGCAGGGCCGGGTGAATGTTGACCACGCGCCCCCGGAACGGTTCGAGGAAGACCGGGGTGACGATGCGCATGAACCCGGCCATGACCACCGCGCCCGTCTCGTTCACGCCCGATTCGCGGATAGCCCGGACCATCTCCTCGTCGAAGGCCTCGCGTGACGGGAATTCCGTGTGCAGCAGTACGCGGGTGGGAATGTGGTGGTTGCGCGCCCGGATCAGACCGTGGGAGTCTTCCCTGTTGGACACGACCACCTTGATCTCGGCGTCGAGCATGCCCGCTTCGATGCGGTCGATGATGGATTGCAGGTTGGACCCGCCCCCGGACACGAGGACGGCGATGGGCATTGCCATGGGTGCTCCCTTGAATGGTTGAAAAAGGCGGGGGTCGCCCCGTCCCCGAACTTGGCCCAAAGCGCGCCCTTTTTCAAGGGCGTATTTCCGTTCCGGGCCTGCATTGCCTTTTCGGAAGGCGCTCCGTATATTGTGTCGAATCAAGCCTATTACCCAAGGGATAAACCCATGTATCGGCTGTGCACGCTGCTCATCCTGTTCCTGTTGCTCGGTCCCGGTCCGGCCGGAGCCGCGGACGTGCGCGTCATCACCGAGAACAACCCGCCCCTGAACTTTGCCGGGACGGGCGGGCCCTCCGGCCTGGCCACCGACCTGTTCCTGCTCATGGCAGGCCGGGCCGGGCTCAAGGTGGCTCGCAAGGACATCCAGGTCTGGCCGAGGGCGCGCGGGTACCGGGAGATACAGGAGAAGAGCGACGTCATCCTCTATGCCATGGCCAGGACCGCCGCGCGCGAAAAGCTGTTCCGCTGGATCGGCCCGATCATGCCCCTGCACACCAGCCTCTTCGCCCTGAAATCCCGAGGCATCGTCATCAAGGACCCGGTCAAGGGGGCCTGGGAATATCGGTACGGGACCATCCGGTCCAGCGCCTCGGAACAGGAGCTCATCCGCCTGGGCGTGCCCCCGCACCGGCTGGAATCGGTCCACGACCGCACCCTGAACATCCGCAAACTCCTCCTGGGGCACATCGACATCATGGTGGCCAACGAACCGGCCACCTTCTACTCCATCCGCCGGATGGACCTGAACCCGGACGACTTCGAACCCGTCTACCGGCTGATGAGCTCCAACCTCTACTACGCCGCCAGCCGGGACCTGGACCCGGCCCTTGTGCTCCGTCTCCAGTCCGCCCTGGACGGACTCAAGGCCGACGGCACCGCCGCGCGGATCATCGAAAGCTACCGCTAGCCCCACCCGACCCGCCGGTATTTTTTCGGCGTTCCATGCGATATTCGCCACCGGACGGTGGCATGGACATCCGGGATATGGTATAGAATGACATTATCAATAAAAGAGCGGCGTTTTCGACGGCGCGACGCCCGGCGCGGACGCTCCTCGCATATCCAAGGAGAACATCGATGGCAGGCAAATTCGAACGCAAGCAGGCAAAGGACGAGCAGTGGATGTTCAACCTCAAGGCGGGCAACGGCCAGGTCATCCTGACCAGCGAGCTCTACACCACCAAGGCGGCCTGCAACAACGGCATCGCCAGCGTGCAGGCCAACAGCCCGCTCGACGAGCGCTACGAACGCAAGGAGTCCAAGAGAGGCGAGCCCTATTTCGTGCTCAAGGCCGCGAACCACCAGATCATCGGCAAGAGCGAGATGTATTCCTCCAACGCGGCCATGGAGAACGGCATCGAGTCGGTCAAGACCAACGGCTCGACCGAGGTCATCGAGGACGTCTAGCCCTGGTCCCGGCAACGAAAAAGGCCCGGTGCGCAATCCTGCGCGCCGGGCCTTTTTTCGTATCTTGATGCGGGCCTATTTTGCGGCCGTCGCGTCCTGGATGAGTGCGTCCACCAGGCCGGGGATGGTGTAGTCCTCGGGCTCGATGGCCGGGGTCAGGCCGAATTTGCGGACCGTATCCGAGGTGACCGGGCCGATGGAGGCGATCTTCACGTCCGGATAATTTTTGAAGGCGTCCGCCGGGACCAGTTCGAAGAAGTTCTCCACCGTGCTCGACGAGGTGAAGGTCACGTAGCGGATGTCGCCCGCGCCGAGCGCTTCCATGATCTCGTCGCCCGAGGCCTGGCCCAGCCGGGTCTCGTAGACCGGCAGGACCGTGACCTTGCAGCCCGCCGCCTTGAGCTCGCGGGGCAGGACCTCTCTGGCCACCTTGGCGCGGGGGATGAGCACGTCCGAACCGGCGATGCCGCGTTCGAGCAGTCCCTTGACCACGTGCTCGGCCACGTATTTCTCGGGGATGAAGTCCGGCTCGATGCCCCGGGCGCGCAGTTCGTCCGCCGTGGCCGGGCCGATGGCCGCGATCTGCATGCCGCCGAAGATGCGTGCGTCCAGGCCGATGGCCCGAAGCTGTTGCCAGAAATGCTTGACGCCGTTGACCGAGGTGAACACCACCCACTGGTACCGGGCCAGTTGCAGGATGGCGGTCTCGACCTCGGCATAGTCGTCGAGCGGCTCCACCGAGATGGTCGGGAACTCGCGCACGCACGCGCCCTGCTCGCGCAGGACGCCCACCAGGCCCGAGGCCTGCTCGCGAGCGCGGGTGACGATCACGCCCCGGCCGAGCATGGGCTTCTTCTCGAACCAGCCGAGCTTGTCGTGCAGGCTGCACACGCCGCCCACGATGATGATGGACGGGGCCTTCCACTGCCGGGCCTCGGCCTCTTCGGCCACGTGCTCCAGGTCGGACACAAACGAGGTCTGGTTGCAGCGCGTGCCCCAGCGCACCAAGGCAACCGGGGTATCGGCGGCGCGGCCGTTGTCCATGAGATTTTTGGCGATCATGGGCAGATTGCCCACGCCCATATAAAAGACCAGGGTGGAGGTGGACTGCCCGTACACGGCCCAGTTGTGGCCGGACTCGGATTTGGTCGGGTCCTCGTGCCCGGTGATGAAGCAGACGCTGGTGGTGTGGTCGCGGTGGGTCACCGGGATGCCCGCGTACGCGGCGGCGGCCACGCCCGCGGTGATGCCGGGCACCACCTCGAAGTCGATGCCCGCCTCAACGAGTTCCTCGCCTTCCTCCCCGCCGCGCCCGAACACGTACGGGTCGCCGCCCTTGAGGCGGCAGATGACCTTGCCGGACTTGGCCTTTTCGACGATCAGGCCGTTGATCTGGTCCTGGGGCAGGGTGTGGTCGCCGCCCTTCTTGCCCACGTACAGGATTTCGCAGTCCGGCTTGCACCACTTCAGAAATTCGGCGTTGGCCAGATAGTCGTAGATCATCACGTCGCACGACTCGATGATCTCCTTGGCCCGCAGGGTGAGCATGCCCGGATCGCCCGGCCCGGCTCCGACGAGAAATACGTTTGCCATAAGATTTGCCTCCGGCGGCCAGGGAACCTTTTGAAAAAGGTTCCCTGGACCCTCCAAAACTTTTTATCGCGGCGCAGGCCGGTCGTGCGGAATCGTTACCGCTGCATGCGCCGATTGGGGCCTGTTCTTTGCCCTGGATGTTACCCCATCACCGACTCAAGGCGCGCCTTGAGCTGGGTCAGCTTGGTCTTTTCCTCTTCCATTTCGGCGAGCTTCTTCTTCTCGCCCTCGACCACCTCGGCCGGGGCGTTGTTCACGAAGCCGGGGTTCTTGAGCTTGCCGGCCACGCCCTTCATGGTCTTTTCGAGCTTGCCCAGGTTCTTGTCCAGGCGGGCCAGTTCGGCGTCGAAGTCGACCACGCCTTCCAGCGGCACGGACAGCTCGTTGCCCTGGACCACGGCCGCGCCCGAGGCCTTGGGAGCCTTGACGTCCGGGCCGATGGTCACGTTGTCGATGCGGGCCAGGGCCTGGATCAAGCCGAGGTTGGCCTCCAGCACGGCCTTGTCCGCGTCGCTCACGGTCCGGATCAGCAGGTCGAGCTTCTTGGCCGGTTCGATGAGCAGTTCGGTGCGGATGTTCCGAGTGCCGGAGACCACGCCCATGAACAGCTCCATCTCGGCCACGGCCTCGTCGTCCAGGCAGTCCGGCCGCTTCTCGGGGAACGGCAGGGTGGCGATATCCTCGCTGCGCTCATCGCCCGCGGGCCTCGGCAGGACGTTCCAGATCTCCTGGGTGATGAACGGGGTCACCGGGTGGAGCAGGATCATGGTCTCGGACAGCACGGTCCACAACACGCGCTGGGTGGCGGCCTTGGCCTGCTCGTCTTCACCATAGAGCGCGGGTTTGATCATCTCCAGGTACCAGTCGCAGAACTCGGACCAGATGAACTTGTAGAGCGTCTGGGCGATCTCGTTGAAGCGGTACTCCTCGGTGGCCCGGGCGATGGCTTCCTTGACCTCCTCCAGCCGATGGAGAATCCAACGGTTGGCCAGGTCGTCGGCCGCGTGCACGTCCGCGTCCGGAATCTCGTCGGGCAGGTTCATCATGGCGAACCGCGTGGCGTTCCAGACCTTGTTCATAAAATGCTTGTAGCCCTCGATGCGCTGCTCCGAGAGCTTGATGTCCCGGCCCATGGCCGCGAAGCTGGTCAGGGTGAAGCGCAGGGCGTCGGCCCCGTACTTCCCGATCATGTCCAGCGGGTCGATGACGTTGCCCGTGGACTTGGACATCTTTTTGCCCTGCTCGTCGCGCACCAGGGCGTGGATGTAGACGTGCCTGAACGGAATCTCCTCCATGAACTGGAGGCCCATCATCATCATGCGCGCCACCCAGAAGAACAGGATGTCGAAGCCGGTGACCAGGCAGGAGGTCGGGTAGTACTTGGCCAGCTCTTTCGTGTCGTCGGGCCAGCCCATGGTCGAGAACGGCCACAGGGCCGAGGAGAACCAGGTGTCCAGCACGTCCTCGTCCTGGACCAGCCTGGAGGAGCCGCACTTGGTGCACTTGGTCGGATCTTCCTTGGCCACGATGAGCTCGCCGCACTCCTCGCAGGTCCAGGCCGGGATGCGGTGGCCCCACCAGATCTGGCGGGAGATGCACCAGTCGCGGATCTCGTCCAGCCACTGGTAGTAGGTCTTGGTCCAGTGCTCCGGGAAGATCTGGGTTTCGGCCGGCACGGCGGCGCGGGCCTTTTCGGCCAGCGGCTTCATGGACACGAACCACTGGGTCGAAACGTGGGGCTCAATGGTCGATTTGCAGCGGTAGCAGACGCCCACCGAGTGGTCGTGGTCCACGATCTCGCCGAGCAGCCCTTCGGCTTCCAGGTCTTCGAGGACCACCTTGCGCGCCTCGGTCACGGACAGGCCCCGGTACTTCTCGGGCGCGTTCTCGTTGACGATGCCCTGCTCGTCCAGGATGGAGATGACCTCCAGGTTGTGCCTGCGGCCGATCTCCCAGTCGTTCATGTCGTGGGCCGGGGTGACCTTGAGGCAGCCGGTGCCGAACTCCACGTCCACGTAGGAATCGCCGATGATCGGCAGTTCGCGGCCGACCAGGGGCAGGATGGCGGTCTTGCCGATGTACTTGTTGAACCGCTCGTCTTCCGGGTTCACGGCAATGGCCGAGTCGGCCAGCATGGTCTCGGGCCGGGTGGTGGCCACGATCAGATGGCCGGAGCCGTCGGCCAGGGGATATTTGACGTGGTGCAGCTTGCCCGGCTTGGCCTCGTGTTCGACCTCGTCGTCGGCCAGGGCGGTGTGGCAGCGGTTGCACCAGTTGATGATGTAGTCGCCCTTGTAGATCAGTCCCTGCTCGAACAGGGAGACGAAGACCTCGCGCACGGCCTTGGCCCGCTGCTCGTCAAAGGTGAAACACTCGCGGGTCCAGTCCACGGAAGCGCCCATGCGCCGGATCTGGCTGAGGATGTGGTCGCCCTTCTCCTTTTTCCACTCCCAGACGCGCTCGATGAACTTTTCGCGCCCCAGGTCGTCGCGGGTCAACCCCTCTTCCTTCAACTGCCGTTCGACCACGTTCTGGGTGGCGATGCCCGCGTGGTCCGTGCCCGGCACCCACAGGACGTTCTTGCCCTGCTGGCGGTTGAAGCGGCAGAGGATGTCCTGGAGCGTCAGGTTCAGGGCGTGGCCCATGTGCAGGACGCCGGTGACGTTGGGCGGCGGGATGACGATGGAATAGGCGTCGCCCGGACCGTCGGGGTCCGGGGTGAAGGTCTCGCTCTGTTCCCAGTGGGTCTCCCACTTCTCTTCCACATCCCACGGTTCGTAGGCTTTGGCTAACTCTTTCCGGGCCATGTGTGTGCCTCCGGCGGCCGGGAAGAGGAGAGGAAACCCTTTGAAAGGGACTTTCCCTCTCCCTCCCCGGACCCCATCCCTCTTCCTTCCTAAACTTTTCGTGCCGCTTTCGGCGGAGTCCGGATCTCTTGCGGGGGGTCTGGTTCTTATTGGGGCGGTGTCGAAAACACCGTAGTATCATTCCATTTTTCTTGCGGTCAACAGCCTCGCTTGATAGCGTCGGCCTACACTTGTCAAGAGCGCCGCATATGTCAAGCATACATATATATTGGGACGAATCGCACTTCTGGGGGCTGCTGGCCGTCCGGGCCCTGACGGCCTGGGGCGTGCCCCACCGGCTGGTGCGCGGCTCAGAAATAGCCGATGGCGCGCTCGCTGGCAAGTTCGGCGAAGTCCCGAAGGCGCTCTTCGTGCCCGGCGGCCGGGCCAAGGGCAAGGCCGACCGGCTGGGCGCGCGCGGCATGGACGCGATCCGCGACTACGTGCGCGGGGGCGGCACCTATCTCGGCTTCTGCGGCGGGGCCGGGCTGGCCCTGTCCACCCCCTTCGGCCTGGGCCTCTCGCCCTGGACGCGCAAGGGATACCGCAACCGGCTGCATCACTTTCTCTCGGGCCACGTGCATGCGAGCCTGGACACGACGAGCGACCTGGTCCCGGACGCCATGGACAGTGGTCTGCTCCCGGTCTGGTGGCCGGGCCGGTTCGATCCGGTGGACCCGTCGGTCCGGGTGCTGGCCCGCTACGGCAAGCCCGGCCCGGACTTCTGGGTGGCGGACCTCAACCTGGCCACCCTGCCCAAGGGGACCATGGCCGACTGGGAGACCCTGTACGGCGTGAACCTGAACCCGGACTTCATGGAGGGCTCGCCGGTGGTGGCGACCAACGGGTTCGGGCAGGGCCGGGTGATCCTGAGCTACGCCCACCTGGAGACTCCCGCCTCGGACCAGGCCAACCGCTGGTTTTCGCACATCCTCGGCCGGGTGCTCGGCGAGCCCGCATCCGCCGCGGCCGAGCGCGGCCCGGTCCCGGCCTGGGACGTGGCCGCCCGCCAGATCGTCTGGGAGGACGCGGTGCTCATCCGCGCCCGCCGGATCATGGAGGAGATCATCCGCACCGGGTCCGAGCACTTCCTGCTCTTCTGGCGCAACCCCTGGCTGCTCGGCTGGCGGCGCGGCATCCCCGGCGCGGGCGTGAACACCCTGTACTCGCTCATCTGCGAATCCCTAGCCGCCGAACCGAACGACACCGCGCTACGCTTTTGGCAGGAACACCGCGACCGCTTCCGGGTGCTCATGGACCTGCTCGGCAACGGGCTGACCGGCTACCTCCTGGCCGAGCGGCTGGCCATGACCGTGTTCCACTCGGACTCGGGCGCGGTCTCCAAGGAGGGCCTCAGGGAGCAACGCCGGGCCCTGTTCGGCCTGCCCCCGGAACCGGGCGGCATCTACGCCGACCTGGCCGGACTGCTCGAAGAGCTGTACTGGCGGCTGTCCCTCCGGCAGGACACGTAACTATTCCTGAAACTACCGTTTTTTCAACTAATTGCCAGGCGGTTGACTGCTGTGGTACATTCCGCAAAGGGGTAATGCCGGACGGAGCGGCCCGACCGGCGGACCCGCCATTCCCTGCATCATGCAAAGCGGTGCGCCATGACGGATGAAGAGACTCTGAAAACGTGTCCCGAAGCGATCTTCCGCTTCGCCATGTCCGAGGACGGCATGAAGCTGGGCGTCAACCGGTACTTCCCGCCCAACGGCGGGGAAGAGCCGAGCGTGGCCCTGCTCAAGGCCCAGGTGGCCGCCTGCGGAGTCCGGTTGCCCGTGGACGAGGACGCCGCCAGGCGCATCGTGGAGGCGGTCAGGACCGGGGGCGATTTTCGGGGCATCACCCTGGTTCGGGGCATCCCGCCCCGCGAGCCGAGGGAGGCCACCCTGGCCGGTCTGGGGGACCTGGAGTTTCCCGTGTTCCCGGACGACCGGTTCCTGCGCTTCCGCCCCCCGGCCAAAGCCGCCGACGGCGAGACCATCGACGGTCGTCCGATCCATCCCAGCGGCACCTTCACGCCCAAGCCCGTCAAGGTCGAAACCGGCGAGAACGTGGCCTGGGACGCGGCCGCCGAGGCATACTACTCCCTGGTCTGGGGCATGGCCCACATCCGGGACAACGTGGTCTCCGTGACCCCCGTGGCCCACATCACCCACGACGAAGTCGAGGTCGTGGGCACCATCTACCACAAGGATTTCCGGGGCGAACGCATCACCGCCGAGCGCATCGAGAAGCAACTGCGGGACATGGGCGTGCTCATCCCCGTGGACCTGGAGGCGCTGGCCGCCAAGCTCAGGCAGGCGGCGGACATGAACATGCCCCTGCCCAACCAGGTCCTGGTCAAGGGCGCCCACCCGGTGCCGGGCCGCGACGGCTGGCTGGAATCCCTGGTGGCCACCCGCGAGGAGACCGGTACCGAGGACGCCGCGGGGCGCCTCGATTTCCGCGACCGGGGCGTCTATCCCATGGTCAATACCGGGCAGATCATCGGCAGGCTGCACCCGCCCACCGCGGGTGAGGGCGGCATCGACATCTACGGCAAGACCATCCCGGCCCACGCGGGCAGGGAGCTCAGGATACACCTGGGCGAAAACGTCCTGCCGCAGAACGACGGGGTGACGTACACCTCCAAGGCGCAGGGCGTGGCGGTCATGGAGCAGAACACCCTGTCCGTGACCCAGTGCCTGGTGGTCCAGGGCAACGTGGACCTCAACTCGGGCAACGTGAAGGTCGAACACGGCTCGGTCAAGGTCCTGGGGTCGGTCCAGGCCGGGTTCTCGGTCTCGGCCCCGAAGCACGTCCTGGTGGAGGGCTCCATAGAGAGCGCCGCCGTGTACGCGGGCGGCCTGGTGGAGGTCAAGGGCGGCATCCTCATGCCCGACGGCGGCGAGATCGTCTGCGACGGCCGGGTCATCGCCAACTACGCCGTGGGCGCGCGCATCCGGGCCAGGCACGACGTGCTCATCGCCAACGAAATCCAAAATTCGGTCATCCGCACGGACGGCAGGCTCATCGCCCTGTCCGGCAAGGGCACGGTCCAGGGCGGCGTGATCCTGGCCCGCAAGGGCATCGAGGTCAACGAGCTCGGCTCCGAGCTGGGCGTGGCCACGACCGTGGGCATCATCGTCGAGGAGGCCGAGGACGAAAAGCTGCGCGAGGAACGCAGCCGGGTGGTCCAGGCCATCAAGAAGATCGATGCCACGCTGGGCACCGAACCGCCCGAGGTCCTCCTGGCGCGCACCCCGGAGTCCAAGCGTCCGGCCCTGGCCGAGATCATCAAGCACCGCGAGGCCTTGGTCCAGCGGCGCGAGGCCCTCAGCGGCAAGATCCACCGGCTGCTGCTGCGCCACCAGGCGGAGATGCAGGGTGTGACCGTGAAGGTGAAGAAGTTCGTCCACCCCGGCACGATGATCACCTTCGGCAAGCACAGAAAAAAGGTCGAGAAACGGCTCGAAGCCTCGACCTTTTACTGGGATGAGGAAAAGCGCGACATCGTCTACCGCTAGTACGCCACCCGGACCAGGGTCAGCCCCTGAGGCGGCACCGTGGCCGGGGCCAGGGTGCGGTCGCCCGAAGCCAGTATGGCCCTGACCCCGTCGACCGAGAGTTTCCCCCGCCCGCAGGCCACCAGACAGCCCACCAGGTTACGGACCATCTGCTTGAGGAACCCGTCCGCCGTGAACCGCCAGACCGACTCGTGCGCGGTCAGGCCCGCGTGGCGCGAGATGTCGACAATGGTCCGTACCGTGGAGCCCACGTCCGTGCCCACGTTTTGGAAAGCCGCGAAGTCGTGCTCGCCCATGAGCACACGGGCGGCCCCCTCCATGCGCGCGAAGTCCACGGGCCCACAATCCCAGACAAATCGGCGGCGCTGGGGCAGGCAGAACCCGCGCTCGTGCCACAGGCAATACTCG
It encodes the following:
- a CDS encoding 3'-5' exonuclease is translated as MPTLDDVRFVAIDFETADPKRDSACALGIVVVDRGEIVARDYRLIRPPRARFNPFCVRVHGIHWSDVCDEPSFGDLWPELEGYFQGADFLVAHNAAFDKSVLHTCCRESGRIAPEQPFLCTVQLARKTWELASNKLPSVCEHLGIELNHHNAASDAEACALIAVNGLRLNPGFMSKVL
- the purN gene encoding phosphoribosylglycinamide formyltransferase, whose product is MAMPIAVLVSGGGSNLQSIIDRIEAGMLDAEIKVVVSNREDSHGLIRARNHHIPTRVLLHTEFPSREAFDEEMVRAIRESGVNETGAVVMAGFMRIVTPVFLEPFRGRVVNIHPALLPSFPGVHGQADAADYGVKISGCTVHFVDEQMDHGPVIMQAAVPCQPGEGGDALGARILKLEHRIYPQALQWLAEGRLEQRGRFVHLKPASRNLAMQPTADVDVDTQALVWPPLEEGF
- a CDS encoding substrate-binding periplasmic protein, whose protein sequence is MYRLCTLLILFLLLGPGPAGAADVRVITENNPPLNFAGTGGPSGLATDLFLLMAGRAGLKVARKDIQVWPRARGYREIQEKSDVILYAMARTAAREKLFRWIGPIMPLHTSLFALKSRGIVIKDPVKGAWEYRYGTIRSSASEQELIRLGVPPHRLESVHDRTLNIRKLLLGHIDIMVANEPATFYSIRRMDLNPDDFEPVYRLMSSNLYYAASRDLDPALVLRLQSALDGLKADGTAARIIESYR
- a CDS encoding YegP family protein is translated as MAGKFERKQAKDEQWMFNLKAGNGQVILTSELYTTKAACNNGIASVQANSPLDERYERKESKRGEPYFVLKAANHQIIGKSEMYSSNAAMENGIESVKTNGSTEVIEDV
- the cobA gene encoding uroporphyrinogen-III C-methyltransferase, which gives rise to MANVFLVGAGPGDPGMLTLRAKEIIESCDVMIYDYLANAEFLKWCKPDCEILYVGKKGGDHTLPQDQINGLIVEKAKSGKVICRLKGGDPYVFGRGGEEGEELVEAGIDFEVVPGITAGVAAAAYAGIPVTHRDHTTSVCFITGHEDPTKSESGHNWAVYGQSTSTLVFYMGVGNLPMIAKNLMDNGRAADTPVALVRWGTRCNQTSFVSDLEHVAEEAEARQWKAPSIIIVGGVCSLHDKLGWFEKKPMLGRGVIVTRAREQASGLVGVLREQGACVREFPTISVEPLDDYAEVETAILQLARYQWVVFTSVNGVKHFWQQLRAIGLDARIFGGMQIAAIGPATADELRARGIEPDFIPEKYVAEHVVKGLLERGIAGSDVLIPRAKVAREVLPRELKAAGCKVTVLPVYETRLGQASGDEIMEALGAGDIRYVTFTSSSTVENFFELVPADAFKNYPDVKIASIGPVTSDTVRKFGLTPAIEPEDYTIPGLVDALIQDATAAK
- a CDS encoding valine--tRNA ligase, which encodes MARKELAKAYEPWDVEEKWETHWEQSETFTPDPDGPGDAYSIVIPPPNVTGVLHMGHALNLTLQDILCRFNRQQGKNVLWVPGTDHAGIATQNVVERQLKEEGLTRDDLGREKFIERVWEWKKEKGDHILSQIRRMGASVDWTRECFTFDEQRAKAVREVFVSLFEQGLIYKGDYIINWCNRCHTALADDEVEHEAKPGKLHHVKYPLADGSGHLIVATTRPETMLADSAIAVNPEDERFNKYIGKTAILPLVGRELPIIGDSYVDVEFGTGCLKVTPAHDMNDWEIGRRHNLEVISILDEQGIVNENAPEKYRGLSVTEARKVVLEDLEAEGLLGEIVDHDHSVGVCYRCKSTIEPHVSTQWFVSMKPLAEKARAAVPAETQIFPEHWTKTYYQWLDEIRDWCISRQIWWGHRIPAWTCEECGELIVAKEDPTKCTKCGSSRLVQDEDVLDTWFSSALWPFSTMGWPDDTKELAKYYPTSCLVTGFDILFFWVARMMMMGLQFMEEIPFRHVYIHALVRDEQGKKMSKSTGNVIDPLDMIGKYGADALRFTLTSFAAMGRDIKLSEQRIEGYKHFMNKVWNATRFAMMNLPDEIPDADVHAADDLANRWILHRLEEVKEAIARATEEYRFNEIAQTLYKFIWSEFCDWYLEMIKPALYGEDEQAKAATQRVLWTVLSETMILLHPVTPFITQEIWNVLPRPAGDERSEDIATLPFPEKRPDCLDDEAVAEMELFMGVVSGTRNIRTELLIEPAKKLDLLIRTVSDADKAVLEANLGLIQALARIDNVTIGPDVKAPKASGAAVVQGNELSVPLEGVVDFDAELARLDKNLGKLEKTMKGVAGKLKNPGFVNNAPAEVVEGEKKKLAEMEEEKTKLTQLKARLESVMG
- a CDS encoding BPL-N domain-containing protein, coding for MSSIHIYWDESHFWGLLAVRALTAWGVPHRLVRGSEIADGALAGKFGEVPKALFVPGGRAKGKADRLGARGMDAIRDYVRGGGTYLGFCGGAGLALSTPFGLGLSPWTRKGYRNRLHHFLSGHVHASLDTTSDLVPDAMDSGLLPVWWPGRFDPVDPSVRVLARYGKPGPDFWVADLNLATLPKGTMADWETLYGVNLNPDFMEGSPVVATNGFGQGRVILSYAHLETPASDQANRWFSHILGRVLGEPASAAAERGPVPAWDVAARQIVWEDAVLIRARRIMEEIIRTGSEHFLLFWRNPWLLGWRRGIPGAGVNTLYSLICESLAAEPNDTALRFWQEHRDRFRVLMDLLGNGLTGYLLAERLAMTVFHSDSGAVSKEGLREQRRALFGLPPEPGGIYADLAGLLEELYWRLSLRQDT
- a CDS encoding FapA family protein, encoding MTDEETLKTCPEAIFRFAMSEDGMKLGVNRYFPPNGGEEPSVALLKAQVAACGVRLPVDEDAARRIVEAVRTGGDFRGITLVRGIPPREPREATLAGLGDLEFPVFPDDRFLRFRPPAKAADGETIDGRPIHPSGTFTPKPVKVETGENVAWDAAAEAYYSLVWGMAHIRDNVVSVTPVAHITHDEVEVVGTIYHKDFRGERITAERIEKQLRDMGVLIPVDLEALAAKLRQAADMNMPLPNQVLVKGAHPVPGRDGWLESLVATREETGTEDAAGRLDFRDRGVYPMVNTGQIIGRLHPPTAGEGGIDIYGKTIPAHAGRELRIHLGENVLPQNDGVTYTSKAQGVAVMEQNTLSVTQCLVVQGNVDLNSGNVKVEHGSVKVLGSVQAGFSVSAPKHVLVEGSIESAAVYAGGLVEVKGGILMPDGGEIVCDGRVIANYAVGARIRARHDVLIANEIQNSVIRTDGRLIALSGKGTVQGGVILARKGIEVNELGSELGVATTVGIIVEEAEDEKLREERSRVVQAIKKIDATLGTEPPEVLLARTPESKRPALAEIIKHREALVQRREALSGKIHRLLLRHQAEMQGVTVKVKKFVHPGTMITFGKHRKKVEKRLEASTFYWDEEKRDIVYR
- the truA gene encoding tRNA pseudouridine(38-40) synthase TruA, which encodes MTRIRMVVAYEGTEFCGWQVQPADRTVQGELERALSTILGREVRVHGSGRTDSGVHALGQTVHFDTPDDRPEFPWQRSLNAILPRDVRVLDAGPVADDFHARYGARSKTYEYCLWHERGFCLPQRRRFVWDCGPVDFARMEGAARVLMGEHDFAAFQNVGTDVGSTVRTIVDISRHAGLTAHESVWRFTADGFLKQMVRNLVGCLVACGRGKLSVDGVRAILASGDRTLAPATVPPQGLTLVRVAY